The following coding sequences are from one Halorubrum sp. BOL3-1 window:
- a CDS encoding ABC transporter permease, whose protein sequence is MATETGSRVDEGDALAGVGLDDPRRLLRGAFGVAGFLAVWYVVALGSPAYVVPSPVAVAEAFGAELASGDMTAALSQSVRHWIPGTVVGTALGVTAGVAFGWSRLLDDLTAPLVRALRPVPPLALIGFAIAWFGINDWGAAFIIAVGAFWINFYAAYGAVEGVSEDLLDVGRTLGVRGDLDAVRSIVLPASTPGIMTGIRTGLGRCWMLVVASEIFGVPGVGREIIRASDNLRVDQAIAYILVLSLMYLLVDVAFRAVERRVLVWRA, encoded by the coding sequence ACCGGATCGCGCGTCGACGAGGGCGACGCCCTCGCGGGCGTCGGACTCGACGACCCCCGCCGGCTCCTCCGCGGCGCGTTCGGCGTCGCCGGGTTCCTCGCCGTCTGGTACGTCGTCGCGCTCGGCTCGCCCGCGTACGTGGTGCCGTCGCCGGTCGCGGTCGCCGAGGCGTTCGGCGCCGAACTTGCCTCCGGCGACATGACGGCGGCGCTCTCCCAGAGCGTCCGCCACTGGATCCCCGGGACCGTCGTCGGGACCGCGCTCGGCGTAACCGCCGGCGTCGCGTTCGGCTGGAGCCGCCTGCTCGACGACCTGACGGCGCCGCTCGTCAGGGCGCTGCGACCGGTGCCGCCGCTGGCGCTCATCGGCTTCGCGATCGCGTGGTTCGGGATCAACGACTGGGGCGCGGCCTTCATTATCGCGGTCGGCGCGTTCTGGATCAACTTCTACGCGGCGTACGGCGCCGTCGAGGGGGTCTCCGAGGACCTCCTCGACGTGGGACGGACGCTCGGCGTCCGCGGCGACCTCGACGCGGTCCGGTCGATCGTGCTGCCGGCGTCGACGCCGGGGATCATGACCGGGATCCGGACCGGACTCGGGCGCTGCTGGATGCTCGTCGTCGCCTCGGAGATCTTCGGCGTCCCCGGGGTCGGCCGCGAGATCATCCGCGCCAGCGACAACCTGCGCGTCGACCAGGCGATCGCGTACATCCTCGTGTTGAGCCTGATGTACCTGCTCGTCGACGTGGCGTTCCGCGCGGTCGAACGGAGGGTGTTGGTGTGGCGGGCGTGA
- a CDS encoding ABC transporter ATP-binding protein yields MAGVSGDAAGDESGAGSPPPAAASVALDAVSKTYAGDGDGDPVRALDDVSFSVADGEFVCLVGPSGCGKTTLFRIVAGLTEVTDGRVLLDGTEVTGPTTDMGVVFQEYHLFPWLTVEENVGFGLERTDRSPDERERRVDQMLDLVGLTGFRDAYPKSLSGGMKQRVAIARSLAVDPNLLLMDEPFGAVDAQTREMLQRELLDVWESTGKTVLFVTHDVAEAVTLADRVVVMAAEPGRVREVVDIDVERPRERGDATFAEYVGRVRELIGAGP; encoded by the coding sequence GTGGCGGGCGTGAGCGGAGACGCCGCGGGAGACGAGAGCGGGGCCGGATCTCCCCCGCCCGCGGCCGCGAGCGTGGCACTCGACGCGGTCAGCAAGACGTACGCCGGCGACGGGGACGGCGACCCGGTGCGCGCGCTCGACGACGTGTCCTTCTCGGTTGCGGACGGAGAGTTCGTCTGTCTCGTCGGCCCCTCGGGGTGCGGGAAGACGACGCTGTTCCGGATCGTCGCTGGACTGACCGAGGTGACCGACGGTCGGGTGCTCCTCGACGGCACGGAAGTCACCGGTCCGACGACGGACATGGGCGTGGTGTTCCAGGAGTACCACCTGTTCCCGTGGCTGACCGTCGAGGAGAACGTCGGGTTCGGGCTCGAACGGACCGACCGGTCGCCCGACGAGCGCGAGCGCCGAGTTGACCAGATGCTCGATCTCGTCGGGCTGACGGGGTTCCGCGACGCCTACCCGAAGTCGCTGTCGGGCGGGATGAAACAGCGCGTCGCCATCGCGCGGTCGCTCGCGGTCGATCCGAACCTGCTGCTGATGGACGAGCCGTTCGGCGCGGTGGACGCCCAGACCCGCGAGATGCTCCAGCGGGAGCTGCTCGACGTGTGGGAGTCGACGGGAAAGACCGTCCTCTTCGTCACGCACGACGTCGCGGAGGCGGTGACGCTCGCTGACCGGGTCGTCGTGATGGCCGCGGAGCCGGGTCGCGTCCGCGAGGTCGTCGACATCGATGTCGAGCGCCCGCGAGAGCGCGGCGACGCCACCTTCGCGGAGTACGTCGGTCGAGTCCGAGAACTGATCGGTGCCGGCCCATAG
- the deoC gene encoding deoxyribose-phosphate aldolase: MNREEFAASIDHTVLGPETTWADVRTVLDEAADHGMNACIPPCYVAEAADYENAPETIATVVGFPQGQNAPETKRDEAVDAWEDGADEIDIVINVGRLKAGDDDVVAAELSDVVAAVPVPVKVIIETALLDDGEKRRACEAAVAADADMVKTATGFADGGATVPDVELMSEYLPVKASGGVGSYEEATAMLDAGAVRIGASSGVDIVEGYPE; the protein is encoded by the coding sequence ATGAACCGTGAGGAGTTCGCCGCCAGCATCGACCACACCGTCCTCGGTCCCGAGACGACCTGGGCCGACGTCCGGACCGTCCTCGACGAGGCCGCCGACCACGGGATGAACGCCTGTATCCCGCCCTGCTACGTCGCTGAGGCCGCCGACTACGAGAACGCTCCCGAGACGATCGCGACCGTAGTCGGCTTCCCGCAGGGCCAGAACGCTCCCGAGACCAAGCGGGACGAGGCGGTCGACGCGTGGGAGGACGGTGCCGACGAGATCGACATCGTGATCAACGTCGGGCGGCTGAAGGCGGGCGACGACGACGTGGTCGCCGCCGAGCTCTCCGATGTCGTCGCGGCCGTGCCGGTCCCGGTGAAGGTGATCATCGAGACGGCGCTCCTCGACGACGGCGAGAAGCGCCGCGCCTGCGAGGCCGCGGTCGCCGCCGACGCCGACATGGTGAAGACCGCGACCGGCTTCGCCGACGGCGGCGCGACGGTCCCAGACGTGGAGCTGATGAGCGAGTACCTCCCCGTCAAGGCCTCGGGCGGCGTCGGCTCCTACGAGGAGGCGACGGCCATGCTCGACGCCGGCGCGGTCCGGATCGGCGCCTCCTCCGGGGTCGACATCGTCGAGGGATACCCCGAGTAA
- a CDS encoding aspartate aminotransferase family protein, producing MDRDTVTPAVDDLPGEHAREWVEYHHESAAPSTYVYEFVWDRTAPAEGPFCTDVDGNVLMDFTSHVAAAPLGYNNPLIMDRLEEFDLVDPLKIAGQDFYAAGGESPGDGLPGSSGLMDRLTDLTAHYDMDTVFLSNSGAEAVENAIKIAYDASDGAKHAITFDGAFHGRTLGALSLNRSKSVYRRDFPEVSGVMDVPFCGDRTCSPETCSCGFFADGVSRLRRKLDPKRGNVHPDDVAYLILEPIQGEGGYRFPSEAFTDEIAALTEEHDITLIADEIQSGVGRTGEMWASDHYAYDPDVITSAKGLRVGATVSREDVFPEETGRLSSTWGAGDLIASAQGALTLDAIEEENLMENAVDRGRQFTETMRDADLDPVDDVRGKGLLLAVEFDTKERRDAVVKHAFARGLLTLACGHDVLRILPPLDVTEREIDLGADLLTDAVADAA from the coding sequence ATGGACCGCGACACCGTCACGCCCGCCGTCGACGACCTCCCGGGGGAGCACGCTCGCGAGTGGGTCGAGTACCACCACGAGTCGGCCGCGCCGAGCACGTACGTCTACGAGTTCGTCTGGGACCGCACCGCGCCCGCCGAGGGACCGTTCTGTACCGACGTCGACGGCAACGTCCTCATGGACTTCACCAGCCACGTCGCCGCCGCGCCGCTCGGCTACAACAACCCGCTGATCATGGACCGGCTGGAGGAGTTCGACCTGGTCGACCCGCTGAAGATCGCGGGGCAGGACTTCTACGCCGCGGGTGGCGAGTCGCCGGGCGACGGGCTTCCCGGTTCCTCGGGTCTCATGGACCGCCTGACGGACCTCACCGCCCACTACGACATGGACACCGTCTTCCTCTCGAACTCCGGCGCGGAGGCGGTCGAGAACGCGATCAAGATCGCGTACGACGCGTCCGACGGCGCGAAACACGCGATCACCTTCGACGGCGCGTTCCACGGCCGGACGCTCGGTGCGCTCTCGCTGAACCGCTCGAAGTCGGTGTACCGACGCGACTTCCCGGAGGTGAGCGGCGTGATGGACGTCCCGTTCTGCGGCGATCGGACCTGCTCGCCCGAGACCTGTTCGTGCGGCTTCTTCGCTGACGGCGTCTCGCGGCTGCGCAGAAAACTCGACCCGAAGCGGGGGAACGTCCACCCCGACGACGTCGCGTACCTCATCTTGGAACCGATCCAGGGCGAGGGGGGTTACCGGTTCCCCTCGGAGGCGTTCACCGACGAGATCGCGGCGCTGACGGAGGAACACGACATCACGCTGATCGCCGACGAGATCCAGTCGGGCGTCGGCCGCACCGGCGAGATGTGGGCCTCGGACCACTACGCCTACGACCCCGACGTGATCACGAGCGCGAAGGGACTCCGCGTGGGGGCGACCGTCTCGCGCGAGGACGTGTTCCCCGAGGAGACCGGCCGCCTCTCCTCGACGTGGGGCGCCGGCGACCTGATCGCCTCGGCGCAGGGCGCGCTCACCCTCGACGCGATCGAGGAGGAGAACCTCATGGAGAACGCGGTCGATCGGGGCCGGCAGTTCACGGAGACGATGCGTGACGCCGACCTCGACCCCGTCGACGACGTCCGCGGGAAGGGACTGCTGCTCGCGGTCGAGTTCGACACGAAAGAGCGCCGGGACGCGGTGGTAAAGCACGCGTTCGCCCGCGGGCTCCTGACGCTCGCGTGCGGGCACGACGTCCTCCGAATCCTCCCGCCGCTCGACGTCACCGAACGCGAGATCGACCTCGGTGCCGACCTCCTCACCGACGCGGTCGCGGACGCGGCCTGA
- a CDS encoding non-canonical purine NTP pyrophosphatase, with product MLRYVTTNPGKVREAGRYLPDGSVERLDFDYTEVQADELGPIAARGAREAYRHAGGPVLVDDAGLFVEGLDGFPGPYSAFVEETLGVDRVHEIASDLDDRRAAFRCTLGYCDGEGFAASPDSIDRGDRDAAAAAGPDGDGSADSADSLPVKLFEGYVPGRIVAPRGDGGFGYDPIFEHDGETFAEMDTDRKNAVSHRGRALEKFAEWYADR from the coding sequence GTGCTCAGATACGTGACGACGAACCCGGGGAAGGTGCGCGAGGCGGGGCGGTACCTCCCGGACGGCTCGGTGGAGCGGCTCGACTTCGACTACACGGAGGTCCAGGCAGACGAGCTCGGCCCGATCGCGGCGCGGGGGGCGCGCGAGGCGTACCGCCACGCCGGCGGGCCGGTCCTCGTCGACGACGCGGGGCTGTTCGTCGAGGGACTCGACGGCTTCCCGGGACCGTACTCCGCGTTCGTCGAGGAGACGCTCGGCGTCGACCGCGTCCACGAGATCGCGAGCGACCTCGACGACCGCCGCGCCGCCTTTCGGTGTACGCTCGGCTACTGCGACGGCGAGGGGTTCGCCGCGAGTCCCGACTCGATCGACCGCGGGGACCGCGACGCGGCCGCGGCGGCGGGACCGGACGGGGACGGCTCGGCCGATTCGGCGGACTCCCTCCCCGTCAAGCTGTTCGAGGGGTACGTTCCGGGTCGGATCGTCGCGCCGCGCGGCGACGGCGGGTTCGGCTACGACCCGATCTTCGAACACGACGGCGAGACGTTCGCGGAGATGGACACCGACCGGAAGAACGCGGTCTCACACCGCGGCCGCGCGTTAGAGAAGTTCGCGGAGTGGTACGCGGACCGTTGA
- a CDS encoding SHOCT domain-containing protein encodes MRLTGLIAVLSFGLTSLFAVLLPTVLGPLIPATFILGFFVSIPLVWVLGEDFPLVASESADVPESTTAERPVAALRERYATGEIDEAEFERKLDRLLATEDLDERFDRVESDRSPSGGSDAGRERELGLE; translated from the coding sequence ATGCGGCTCACCGGTCTCATCGCGGTCCTCTCGTTCGGACTCACGTCGCTTTTCGCCGTCCTCCTTCCGACCGTACTGGGACCGCTGATCCCCGCCACGTTCATCCTCGGGTTTTTCGTGTCGATCCCGCTGGTCTGGGTCCTCGGTGAGGACTTCCCACTCGTGGCGTCCGAATCCGCCGACGTCCCCGAGTCGACGACGGCGGAGCGTCCGGTCGCGGCGCTCCGCGAGCGGTACGCGACCGGCGAGATCGACGAGGCGGAGTTCGAGCGGAAGCTCGACCGCCTGCTGGCGACGGAGGACCTCGACGAGCGGTTCGACCGCGTCGAGTCCGACCGGTCGCCGTCCGGGGGATCCGACGCGGGTCGCGAGCGCGAGCTCGGACTGGAGTAA
- a CDS encoding zinc-dependent metalloprotease produces MTGRGLDPDAFAELQTAMTAVEGYAEVLMDRAFDGEYADLRRKLDDRRGGGGPVQRLAQRLLGLGLKRRQYERGAAFFRHVADERGIEAAGAVWAEPDNLPTAAEIDDPEAWIVRVDP; encoded by the coding sequence ATGACCGGCCGCGGTCTCGACCCCGACGCGTTCGCGGAGCTACAGACCGCGATGACGGCAGTTGAGGGGTACGCCGAGGTGCTGATGGACCGGGCGTTCGACGGCGAGTACGCCGACCTCCGCCGGAAGCTCGACGACCGCCGCGGCGGCGGCGGCCCAGTACAGCGGCTCGCGCAGCGCCTCCTCGGACTGGGACTCAAGCGCCGGCAGTACGAGCGCGGCGCCGCCTTCTTCCGGCACGTGGCCGACGAGCGTGGGATCGAGGCCGCGGGCGCCGTCTGGGCCGAGCCGGACAACCTGCCGACAGCGGCCGAGATCGACGACCCCGAGGCGTGGATCGTCCGCGTCGACCCCTGA
- a CDS encoding zinc-dependent metalloprotease, whose protein sequence is MDILRSVRAVAEAEGPGVVDWDRAASAAKSATDPGSIALTDAERAGYAEDVRDARSRLATVAGIDFDVPDAVEVQSRHHWIDASVGTFRRVMDPIEAAAVGDAGGGLGGDPGDDLAGSDARTDAIDVVPDTSPGPVGSAPGAAFARDLSRIANTGSMAFALGFLARNVLGQYDPLLLADEPDADHGLYFVHPNIVGVAAALDVEYPRFRRWIAFHEVTHAAEFGAAPWLPEYLESRVERGSRG, encoded by the coding sequence ATGGACATCCTCCGAAGCGTCCGGGCCGTGGCCGAGGCCGAGGGACCGGGCGTCGTCGACTGGGACCGCGCCGCGTCCGCCGCCAAGAGCGCCACCGACCCCGGCTCGATCGCGCTCACCGACGCGGAGCGAGCGGGATACGCCGAGGACGTCCGCGACGCCCGCTCGCGGCTCGCGACCGTCGCGGGGATCGACTTCGACGTGCCCGACGCCGTCGAGGTCCAGAGCCGGCACCACTGGATCGACGCGAGCGTCGGCACGTTCCGACGGGTGATGGACCCGATCGAGGCGGCCGCCGTCGGGGACGCCGGCGGCGGGCTCGGCGGCGATCCCGGCGACGACCTCGCCGGTTCCGACGCCAGAACCGACGCGATCGACGTGGTGCCGGACACCTCGCCCGGGCCGGTCGGGTCGGCGCCTGGGGCCGCGTTCGCGCGGGACCTCTCCCGGATCGCCAACACGGGGTCGATGGCGTTCGCGTTGGGCTTTCTCGCGCGCAACGTCCTCGGCCAGTACGACCCGCTCCTGCTCGCGGACGAGCCGGACGCCGACCACGGGCTCTACTTCGTCCACCCGAACATCGTCGGAGTCGCGGCCGCGCTCGACGTGGAGTACCCCCGGTTCCGCCGGTGGATCGCGTTCCACGAGGTGACCCACGCCGCCGAGTTCGGCGCGGCGCCGTGGCTCCCGGAGTACCTCGAATCGCGCGTCGAGCGGGGGTCGAGGGGATGA
- a CDS encoding M20/M25/M40 family metallo-hydrolase — MDDTRRAFLDDLLATPSPSGFETAAQRVWTDYVREFADRVDTDAYGNAVAVHEGDPDAPTVAVTGHADEIGFIVRDVLDEGFLRIARIGGADRTVSKGQHVTVHADEPVQGVIGQTAIHLRDGDDDEYEEIAGQFVDVGAEDAAEARDHVEVGDPVTVSTGVRDLVGDRIAARGADNRAGAWAAADGLRRAAERDAAATVYAVSTVQEEVGLRGARMVGVDLDDVDAFVAVDVTHATDTPDVDRERRGPVELGAGPVIGRGSANHPVLVDLARDAAETAGVDVQLQAAGTRTGTDADAFYTRRGGVPALNVSIPNRYMHTPVEVIDTGDLDAVADLLAAIGAAAGDVESASDPFAVDI; from the coding sequence ATGGACGACACGCGCCGAGCGTTCCTCGACGACCTCCTCGCGACGCCGAGCCCCTCGGGCTTCGAGACCGCCGCACAGCGCGTCTGGACCGACTACGTCCGGGAGTTCGCGGACCGAGTCGACACCGACGCGTACGGTAACGCCGTCGCGGTCCACGAGGGCGACCCGGACGCGCCGACGGTCGCCGTCACCGGCCACGCCGACGAGATCGGGTTCATCGTCCGCGACGTGCTCGACGAGGGGTTCCTCCGGATCGCGCGCATCGGCGGCGCCGACCGCACCGTCTCGAAGGGGCAGCACGTCACGGTCCACGCCGACGAGCCGGTACAGGGGGTCATCGGCCAGACCGCGATCCACCTGCGCGACGGCGACGACGACGAGTACGAGGAGATCGCCGGGCAGTTCGTCGACGTCGGCGCCGAGGACGCCGCCGAGGCCCGCGACCACGTCGAGGTCGGTGACCCCGTGACCGTCTCGACGGGCGTCCGCGACCTGGTCGGCGACCGGATCGCCGCCCGCGGGGCCGACAACCGGGCCGGCGCGTGGGCGGCCGCGGATGGCCTCCGGCGCGCCGCCGAGCGCGACGCCGCCGCCACCGTCTACGCGGTCTCGACCGTCCAAGAGGAGGTCGGCCTCCGGGGCGCTCGGATGGTCGGGGTCGACCTCGACGACGTCGACGCGTTCGTCGCGGTCGACGTCACGCACGCCACCGACACCCCGGACGTCGACCGCGAGCGGCGCGGCCCGGTCGAACTCGGCGCCGGTCCCGTGATCGGGCGCGGCAGCGCGAACCACCCGGTCCTCGTCGACCTCGCGCGCGACGCGGCCGAGACCGCGGGCGTCGATGTCCAGCTCCAAGCGGCCGGCACCCGGACCGGCACCGACGCGGACGCGTTTTACACGAGGCGGGGCGGGGTCCCGGCGCTCAACGTCTCGATCCCGAACCGGTACATGCACACGCCGGTCGAGGTGATCGACACGGGCGACCTCGACGCGGTCGCGGACCTCCTCGCCGCGATCGGCGCCGCGGCGGGCGACGTCGAGTCGGCGTCGGACCCGTTCGCCGTCGATATCTGA
- a CDS encoding DUF302 domain-containing protein translates to MSDAAFPAPTADEALHTTVDLPFEDAVPFVQLEHELADFETVRVTRLDEMIEGMLGRDDAERTALIVVCHPEIAYDALRIDPTLAGMLPCTTAVYERADDDRVHVHHASATKAIRDLGCASAAGVDEDAVEALVTKTGELMAVVWENIETHGRDG, encoded by the coding sequence ATGAGCGACGCCGCGTTCCCCGCGCCGACCGCCGACGAGGCGCTCCACACGACCGTCGATCTCCCGTTCGAAGACGCGGTGCCGTTCGTCCAGCTCGAACACGAGCTGGCGGACTTCGAGACGGTGCGCGTCACGCGGCTCGACGAGATGATCGAGGGGATGCTCGGCCGCGACGACGCCGAGCGGACGGCGCTGATCGTCGTCTGTCACCCCGAGATCGCGTACGACGCGCTGCGTATCGACCCCACGCTGGCGGGGATGCTGCCCTGTACGACCGCCGTGTACGAGCGCGCGGACGACGATCGCGTCCACGTCCACCACGCGTCGGCGACGAAGGCGATCCGGGACCTCGGCTGCGCGTCGGCGGCGGGAGTCGACGAGGACGCCGTCGAGGCCCTCGTGACGAAGACCGGCGAGCTGATGGCGGTCGTGTGGGAGAACATCGAGACGCACGGGCGAGATGGCTGA
- a CDS encoding helicase C-terminal domain-containing protein: MDPSRIPDEFPAPSYRGAQEQALADIRDAFAAGNEVVLVRAPTGSGKSLLARAIMGASATVDETAPSEATGAYYTTPQVSQIDDVESDDLLDDLAVIRGKSNYDCVLPGEHDTPVNRAPCARQQGFDCSIRHRCPYFSDRAIASGNRFAAMTLAYFMRTAGSEVFRKRDVVVIDEAHGLAEWAEMYATIECSPERVPVWDDVGVPDVEADAAPDEDAVDRTARFVESLRDVAIRAKDELVGRPELDREEVARRDRLQELISELGWFLEDYRDPESPTSWVVDQPGGAGTAVEIKPLDPARYLRHTVWDRGNRFALLSATILSKEAFCRGVGLDPADVALVDVEHTFPLGSRPLYDVTQGPMTYEHRDETVPEIARLIARLMAEHRDEKGLIHAHSYDIAERLTERLGEFGVAARVRRHDRENRDAELEAWKASSDPEVFVSVKMEEALDLNGDLCRWQVVCKAPYRNTNDSRVARRLADGQWAWYHRTALRTVIQACGRVVRAPDDHGATYLADDSLLDLFERAEADTPPWFRDQVDAMTTPSLPAFDSAAALAGIDAEPANGAGSGRRRSRLSGDSDDDAGRGADPPADSGTTGEESVRTRSERDADRRQNHPLSDVWGDG; encoded by the coding sequence GTGGACCCGAGCCGGATCCCCGACGAGTTCCCCGCGCCGAGCTACCGCGGGGCGCAGGAGCAGGCGCTCGCGGACATCCGCGACGCGTTCGCCGCGGGCAACGAGGTCGTCCTGGTGCGCGCGCCGACGGGCAGCGGCAAGTCGCTGCTCGCCCGGGCGATCATGGGCGCGTCGGCCACCGTCGACGAGACCGCACCCAGCGAGGCGACCGGCGCCTACTACACGACCCCGCAGGTGTCGCAGATCGACGACGTCGAGTCCGACGACCTCCTCGACGACCTGGCGGTGATCCGCGGGAAGTCGAACTACGACTGCGTGCTGCCGGGCGAACACGACACGCCGGTGAACCGCGCGCCCTGCGCCCGCCAGCAGGGGTTCGACTGCTCGATCAGACACCGGTGTCCGTACTTCTCCGACCGCGCGATCGCCTCCGGGAACCGCTTCGCGGCGATGACCTTGGCATACTTCATGCGCACCGCCGGCTCCGAGGTGTTCCGGAAGCGGGACGTGGTCGTGATCGACGAGGCGCACGGGCTCGCGGAGTGGGCCGAGATGTACGCGACCATCGAGTGTTCCCCCGAGCGCGTCCCGGTGTGGGACGACGTGGGCGTTCCCGACGTTGAGGCCGACGCCGCCCCCGATGAAGATGCGGTCGACCGGACCGCGCGGTTCGTCGAGAGCCTCCGCGACGTGGCGATCCGCGCGAAAGACGAGCTGGTGGGCCGTCCGGAACTCGACCGCGAGGAGGTCGCCCGCCGCGACCGGCTCCAGGAGCTGATAAGCGAGCTCGGCTGGTTCCTCGAAGACTACCGCGACCCGGAGTCTCCGACCTCGTGGGTCGTCGACCAGCCGGGCGGCGCGGGGACGGCGGTCGAGATCAAGCCGCTCGACCCGGCGCGGTACCTCCGCCACACCGTCTGGGACCGCGGGAACCGGTTCGCGCTGCTCTCGGCGACGATCCTCTCGAAGGAGGCGTTCTGCCGCGGCGTCGGGCTCGACCCCGCCGACGTCGCCCTCGTCGACGTCGAGCACACGTTCCCGCTCGGAAGCCGCCCGCTCTACGACGTGACGCAGGGACCGATGACCTACGAACACCGCGACGAGACGGTCCCGGAGATCGCCCGACTCATCGCTCGACTGATGGCCGAACACCGCGACGAGAAGGGGCTGATCCACGCGCACTCGTACGACATCGCCGAGCGACTCACAGAGCGCCTCGGGGAGTTCGGCGTCGCCGCGCGCGTCAGGCGCCACGACCGAGAGAACCGCGACGCGGAACTGGAGGCGTGGAAGGCGAGTTCGGACCCGGAGGTGTTCGTCTCCGTGAAGATGGAAGAGGCACTGGACCTGAACGGCGACCTCTGTCGCTGGCAGGTGGTGTGTAAGGCGCCGTACCGGAACACGAACGACTCGCGGGTCGCCCGCCGGTTGGCGGACGGCCAGTGGGCCTGGTATCACCGTACCGCGCTGCGCACCGTGATTCAGGCGTGCGGACGGGTCGTCCGCGCCCCGGACGACCACGGCGCGACGTACCTCGCGGACGACTCCCTGCTCGACCTCTTCGAGCGCGCCGAGGCCGACACACCCCCGTGGTTCCGCGACCAGGTCGACGCGATGACGACCCCGTCGCTGCCGGCGTTCGACTCGGCGGCCGCGCTCGCCGGGATCGACGCGGAGCCCGCGAACGGCGCGGGCTCGGGGCGGCGGCGGAGCCGTCTGTCGGGGGACTCGGACGACGACGCCGGTCGCGGTGCCGACCCGCCCGCCGACAGCGGGACGACGGGCGAAGAATCGGTTCGTACCCGCTCCGAGCGGGACGCGGACCGTCGGCAGAACCACCCGCTTTCGGACGTGTGGGGCGACGGCTGA
- a CDS encoding UPF0175 family protein: MATNGLSSALTLYGARTLTLSQAAAQAGLSEAEFIEQLERRGIEVTESERAAALGSEQPARAD, translated from the coding sequence ATGGCCACGAACGGGCTGTCGAGTGCGCTGACGCTGTACGGTGCGCGAACCCTGACCCTGTCGCAGGCGGCCGCGCAGGCGGGGCTCAGCGAGGCCGAGTTCATCGAGCAACTCGAACGCCGCGGTATCGAGGTAACCGAGTCCGAGCGCGCCGCGGCGCTCGGTAGCGAACAGCCCGCTCGCGCCGACTAA